In Deinococcus sp. Leaf326, the sequence CCCCCGACCCGGAGGCCCTGTACCAGGGGGCGTTCCTGCACGGCGTCTCGCTGACAGGGCTGGGCGAGGAACTCTACGAGTGGGTGCTCTCGACCCGTGAGCGTCTCGCCCTGGATATGCAGTACGCCCTGACTGCCCGCGCCGAGGCGGCGCCCTCGCCGGCCGAGGCGGCGCGGCTGGCCGCCCAGGTGCTGGCGGTCCCCGGCGCGGCGCCCCCGGACCTGTCGTTGCTGCGGCGCCTGCACGCCCTGGCGCTGCCGGGCAGCCTGCTCGACCGGCAGCTGGGAGACGCGCGGCGCGAACTGGACCTGGACGGTTCCCTCTCGCCGGCCGCCGGGCCGCCGGACCGGTTCCCGGCGGCCGCGCCGCCCGGCCGGCTGCTGGGGCGCGGCGCGGAGGTCAGTCAGGTGCTCGCGTGGCTGGCGTCGCCGCCGGCGGGCGAGAGGAGGCTGGTGCAGGTCAGCGGCCCCGGCGGCAGCGGCAAGAGTCTGTTGGCGGGCACCGTGCTGCTCGAACGCCAGCACCTGGGCGGCGAGGTGCTGCACCTGGACCTGGAAGTGCTGCGCGACGAGTTGGACGTGGCTGCGCGCGTCGCCTCGGGGCTGGGCCTCCAACTGCCCGACCAGGGCGACCCCTGGCTGGCGTTGACGCTGGCCCTGGACGTCCGCACCCGGAACGCTCCCCTGCTGCTGGCGCTGGACGGTGCCGACGGCGTGACGGGTCTGGAGCTGGCCCTGCCCCGGCTGCTGGCCGCCGCGCCGGGCGTGCAGATTCTGCTGACGCGCCGCACGCCATTGTGGGAGGCGCGCGCGCACCTGAGGCTGGGGGGGCTGCCGCTGCCGGAGCTGACCGATCCCGACCTGCTGCTCGCGCAGAACCCGGCCGTGCAGCTGTTCCTGCGGGCGGCGGGCCCGGACCTGCGTGTGCGCGAGGAGGGCGACCTCGGGCTCATCGCCGCCCTGGTGCGGCGCCTTCAGGGCCTGCCGCTCGCGGTGCAGCTCGCGGGCAGCTGGACCCGGCACCTGTCGCTCGCGCAGGTCCACGCGGCGGTCGAGTCGGGGCAGGTGGTGGGTCCGGGCCTGGGGACCCTGCTTGCCCCTCTGCTCGCCAGAAGCTGGGACCTGTTGTCGCCTGGGCAGCAGCAGGTTCTATCGCGGCTCGCGGGCCTGCCCGACTGGAGCGCCGCCTCGGCGCGCGAGGTGGCTGGCCTGGATGACCCGGCGCGCGCGGCGCTGCTCGCCAGTGGGCTGCTGTTGGAGCAGGGCGGCCGCGTGCAGGTGCTCCCTGTCCTGGCCCACTGGATCGCCGGAATTCTTCCGTTATCGGGGGCCGCGCGCACCCTGCAGGCGGCGCACCATCTGGACCTGCTGCGCCGCCTCGATCCCATGGACCCGCTGCTGCGCGACGAGGCGGGCAACCTCGCCATAGCGCTGGGCTGGCAGTTCTCGCGTCCCGGAGAGCTGGACCCTGGGTCTGGGGCGACTGAGGAAGACCTGCTGCTCGTGTCCCGGCTCGGAACGTATTTCGAGCGCCGCGGGCTGTTCAGTGTGGGCGTCCGCGCCCTGGAAACCCTCGAAGGGCAGACGGGCTCGCCGGGTCTCCGGCTGGCGCTCCAGACCCAGCGCGCCTGGCTGGCCTTCCGCAGCGGTCGCCACCGCGACGCCGAGGGCCTGAGCCGCCGGGTGCTGGCCGCGTCGCCGGACGCGCTGACCCTCAGGGTACGGATGTGGGCGTCCAACGTGCTGGCGGTCACGCTGGGCCACCAGGGGCGCGGGGGCCAAGCAGCGGTGTTCCTGCGCCAGGCGGCGCTGCTCGCCCGGCAACTGGGCGACGGCGGGCGTGAGGCGATGTACCTGGGCAACCTGGCCCTGATGCTCAAGGATCTGGGCGAGTACGCCGAGGCGCTGGGCGCCCTGCGCGCAGCCCAGGCCTACCACCGGCAGTGGGGCCAGCCGGAACATGCGCACTTCGAGGAACTGCGGAGCATTGAGGTGCAGCTCGACGATCCGGAGGCCGATCCGCTGGAGATCTGGGAGGCGGCGCGGGCTTCCGAGCGGGCTCTGGAAGGCAGCGGTTTTCAGGGCTGGGTGGGGAAGGCCGTGTACTTTCAGGCGCGCGCCGCACTTCTGGCTGCCGAGCCCGGCGCGGCGCTCCGGCTGGCGCGCGAGGTTCATACGGCGCTGGAGACCTTTCCCGATCCGACCTTTCAGGCGGCGGCGTGGATCGCCGAGGCCGAGGCGCAGTACGCCCTGTTCCGCACCCCCGAGGCCCGGCGTGCCCTGAGTCTGGCCGCGCAGGCCTGTCTGGATCTGGGCGACGAGGTCGGGTTGCTGGAGGTGCTTCTGGTGCTGGCGGCCGACCTGCGGTACGAGGCCCCGGCCTTCGGCGAAAAGCTGCTGGCCGTCGTGGCGCGCCACCCGCGCAGCAACGCCGCCCAGCGCCGGCGCGCGGCTCAGTCGCCGGGAACGGACGAGGTTCCGGGCGACCTGCGTGCCCTCGTCACCGAGGGGCTGGCGCTGTTCGGCTGAGCGGCCTTCAAGGACCGCCGAAGGTATTGGGCCAGGTGGGAAGTTCGTCGTCTCCGTCGGCCAGGGGCGGCACGTCGGGCGTCACGACCTCGAAGAAGCCGGGAACCCGTCCGCGCGCCGGGCCGCCCGGAACGTCGAGATCGAAGAGGTACAGCGGCCAGCCCCGGTAGACCGCCTGCTGCACCGGGAGCTTCTGGTCGTCCCGCTCCTGAAAGCCGAGGTCGCGGGCGATGGCCGGGCTCTCGCTGGTGGCCAGGGGCAACGGCACGTAGTGGGCGATGGTGGCCGCGAGGTACGGCGGCCAGTCGGCGGCCCAGGGCACGACCGGCGAGGGCAGGCCCTGGCGCACGGCCGCCCCGTACGGCACGAACCGGTAGACCGCGAAGCCCCCGGTCACGCCGCCGGGCCCGGTGGTCGCCAGCCCCGCGCCGAGGTCCACGAGAACGGGGGAAAGGGGCGGCCAGGGCAGGGACGTGTCCGGAGTCATGGCGGCAGTATAGGGAGGCGCGCTCAGCCGTCGTCCGCCCTTGGACGCGCCCGCGCTAAGCTGCCCGGTACGGCGGAGGCCGGCGCCTGTCCATGACCCCCCCTGACCCTGTTTCCTCTGTTCCTGCCGTAGTTTCGCCGGCCGGGGCGTCGCCGGTGTGGCTGGCTGCGGGCCTTGCCCTGGGGCCAATGGTGGCGCTCGGGTTCGGCCGGTTCTCTTATGCGCTGCTGCTGCCGCCCATGCGCGCCTCGCTGGGTTGGACCTACACGCAGGCGGGCGTCATGAATACGGCCAACGGTCTGGGCTACCTGCTGGGCGCGGTGCTGGTCCCCCGGTTGCTGGGGCGCTGGGGGGCGCGACTGGCCTTTACGGCGTCGCTGCTCGTCACAGCGTTGACCATCACCCTGACGGCGGCCAGCGGCGCGCTGGGCTGGCTGCTGCTCATGCGCTTCCTGACCGGGTTGGGCGGAGCCGTGACCTTCACGTCGGGGGGGCTGCTGGCCGCTCAGGTGGCCTCGGGCGCTCCTGCCCGGCAGTCGGGCGCGGTTCTGAGCGTGTTCTATGCCGGGGCCAGCCTGGGCATTCTGCTGACTGGGCTGGGACTGCCGGCGCTGCTGGGCCGGCTGGGGCCGGGGGGTTGGCCGGCCGGCTGGCTGGCGCTGGGGACGCTGTCGCTGCTGGGGCTGGTGATTGCCATACGCGCGGCGGGCCTGACCCGCACGCCCCCGTCCGGGGCCGACACGGGGCGGCTGGGGCTGGCGCAGGTGCGGCCGCTGCTGCGTTCGCTGCTGGCCTATGCCTGCTCGGGGCTGGGTTACGTCGCCTACACGACCTTCTCGGTGACGTACCTGCGTGCGGGCGGCCTGGACACCGCCGGAGTGTCGCTGTTCTGGGCGCTCCTGGGGCTGGCGGGGGTCGCCGCGCCGCTGCTGTGGGGGCGGCTGCTCTCGCAGGGCCAGGGGGGGCGACCGATGGGCATCCTGATGGCGACGATGGGTACGGGGGCGGCGCTCCCGGTGCTCTCGACCACCCCCCTGGCCGTGTTCCTGTCGGCGGCGCTGTTCGGCGTGGCCGCCCTGACGGTCGTGGCCTCGACCACGGCCCTCATTCGCCAGAGCCTGCGCCCGGCGCAGTGGGGCGCGGGGGTGGCCCTGTACACCATTACCTTCGCGGCCTTTCAGAGCGCGGGGCCGCTGCTCACGGGCGCGCTGGCCGACGGCGGCCCGGCGGGTCTGCGGCTGGGTCTGGGCGTCTCGGCGCTCGTGCTGCTGCTGGGCGCGGCGCTGGCCTTCTGGCAGCCGGCCGTGGTGGCCGGAGAGTAGAAGCCTGGAGCCTCTCCGGTCAAGCTCAAGCTTTGCTGGATGCCGGTATGGAGGGTTCCCACGGAACTGCGCCCCCTGCCCCGCCCACATGTGCTATGGGTGGAAGGCCGCTGTGCCCGCCGCAGCGGCGGCGTTGCGCAGAACTGATCTACCTGTTACAATTACGTCGTAAACGTAATTAGGAAAGGAGTTTAAGTCTTGGCCTCGATAATTGACCAACTGACCGCCGACACTGCGCTGGCCCTCGCGCCCGACAGCAGCAGTGCCAAAGCCGCGCAGAAACTCGCCCGCCCCGCCGGGTGGCCCACTCTGGCGCGTGAAGGCGACGTGCTGTGGGGCGAATGCCAGGGCAGCGGGGCGCACCCCTACCTTGTGGGCGTGGATGGCCGCAGCGCCGAACTCGCCAGCAAATGCAGCTGTCCCAGCCGTAAGTTTCCCTGTAAGCACGCGCTGGGGCTGTTGCTGCTACACGCGGCCGGAAGCGGCGAGTGGACGCAGGCGCCGCCGCCGCCCGACCTCGCCAAGTGGCTGGGGGGCCGCGTGGCCCGCGCCGAGAAGGCCGCTCAGCCTCCTGGCGACGAACCGGCCGACCCCGCCGCGCAGGCCAAAGCGCAGCAAAAAGCCCAGGCGGCGCGCGACCGCAAACGCTCGGCAGGTCTCGAGGACCTCGAACTGTGGCTGAGTGACCTCGTGCGCGAGGGCCTTCAGGCCGCCCGCACCCGTCCCTACGGCGACTGGGACCGGCAGGCGGCGCGGTTGGTGGACGCCCAGCTGGGCGGCGCGGCGCGGCTCGTCCGGCAGATTCCGGGGCTGCTGCACGGCGAGACGGGCGAGGCGCTGACCGCTCACCTGGGCAGGCTCTGGCTGCTCACGCAGGGCTGGCGGGGACGCGAGTCGCTGCCGGACGCCGAACGCGCCGACCTCCTGACGGCGCTGGGGACCCCGCTGGACCGCGCGGCCCTGAGCCCCGCCGCTCCGCAGGTCTGGCAGTCGCTGGGCAGCGTACAGGAAGAGGAAGGCAAACTGAATGTCCGCCGGACGTGGCTGCTGGGCGCGGAAGAGACGCTGGCCCTGCTGCTGGACTTTGCGCCGACCGGACAGGCGCTGCCCGCGCCGCTGGTCTCGGGGCAGCCGTTTACGGCGGCGGTGGCCTACGCGCCCTCGGCCTATGCCCAGCGGGCCGTGGTGCAGGGCGAGGTGACGGTGACGGAGGAGACGGGCCTGCCCCTGCCCGGCGGCACCCTGGCCGCGGTGCAGGCCCGCTACGCGGCGGCCCTGGCGCTGAACCCCTGGCTGGAGCGGATCGGGGCCTTCGTCGGCCCGGCGTATCTGAATCTCGACCCGCCGCAGCTGTGCGACGCGGCGGGGCACGCCGTCCCGCTGGACGCGCGGGTCGAGACGAATGATCTGTGGGCCATGCTGGCGGCGGCCGAGACGCGGCCACAGACCTATTTCGGCGAGTGGAACGGCGAGAGTTTCCTGCCGGTGGGGGCCGCGTCGGCCGAGACCGCGCCCGAAGTCCTACCCGACGCGGAAGACCTCCTGGTGGAGCCTGCCGGGGCCGGGGTGAGCGCGTGAGCCGCGACCTGCGCGAGCTCGCCGCCGCAGCGCTGCGCGGCACCAGCCGGGCCGAGCTGCCTGCACCCACCGGAGCGCTGGCCCCCGCCCTGGCGAGTGTTCCCGGCGACGCGCCCGAGGCCCTGCTGCTTGGCCGCGCCGCCCTGCTGGGCCTGCACGCCCGCGCCGGAGCGCCGCTGGGGCTGGCCACCGCGCCGCCTCCCCCCGAACAGCCGGCCCCGGAGCGCCCGCTGCCGCCCGCGCTGGCCGGCCTGCTGCCCCGGTTGCTGGGGATGGACCCGGTCCTGACCCAACAGACGCTGGAGAGCGTGGCGGTGCGTGGCTGGACGCTGAACGCCGCGCAGGTGCTGAGCCTCTCGGCCCGCAACGGCGACTTCACGCGCCTGATCTGGACCCTGGCCGACGCGCGGGCGCGGGCCACCCTGAACCTGCACCCCAGCCACCGGCAGGCCCAAAAGGCCGAGGAAGGGCTCGCGTGGCTCCTGCGCCTCTCTGCCTTGCAGGAGCATCGGCAGGCCGACCCGGAAACGGCAGTGCAGGACCTGACCGAACTGTGGGCCGAGCAGGGAGCCGACCGCCGTAAGGAACTCCTGGCGCTGGTGCGCCGCGACCTGCGCCCCGAGGACCGCCCGGTGCTGGAACTGGCGACGCGCGACCGCTCGCCCGAGATCGCCAAGCAGGCGCGGCAGTTGCTGGGCCACCTGCCCGGCCCCCTTCAGGACGAGCTGCTGGCGCTGCTGCCCCAGGCGGTCAAGGTGAGCGGCCTGCTGAAAAAGAAGGTCACTTTTGGGGCCTTCGAGCTTCCGGCCGCGTTGGGCAAGCCGCGGGCCGGACAGTACGACGACGGCGACCTGCACCGCCTGCTGGGCGCCCTGCCCACCCCGCTGATCCTGCAGACGCTGAAGCTGAGCTGGAAGGAACTGCACAAGGCCGCGCGCGACCACCACTGGTCGCTGGCGAGCGAGTTGCAGGAGCCGCCCGAGCCGACGCCCGAGCCTCTGTCGCCGGACACGGCGCGCGCCCGCCTGCGCGACCTCGCGGGGCAGCCCAGGGTGTCGGCCGAGAAGATGCTGGAAGCGGCGCAGGCGCCGGGCCTGGACCTGTCGGCCGAACCGGCCTCCCTGCAAACGGCGCTGGCGGTCCGCACGCTTGGGCTCTTTCAGCAGGAGGGCCTGACGTGGCAGGCGCGGGAACTGGCGGCCCTGCTGCGCCGCACCCTGTCGCCCGACCTGAGTGTGCCGCCACCCACCCCGGCCGCGTTCGAGATGCCGCCGCGCCCCAAAAAGCTTCCCACCTGGCAGACCCCTGCCGACTGGGAGGAGCGCCAGCGCCACGACCATGCCGCGCGCGAAAACGCTGCCCTCCAGACCTGGCGAGACCTGCAACACACCCTGAAGCTGCGCCGCGAGTGGCGCGGCGCCCTGGCGGCCCAGCCGACCCCCGAGGAGTGACCCCATGACCCCCACCCAGAACACCACGGCCCCCGAAGTCCTGCGCCAGCACGCCGAAGTCGCCTACGCGCACGAACTCGCCGCCCTCGCGCAGCACGACCGCCACCCGCGCCCGCCGAAATGGAATCTCAGCCCCCGCGCCGTCCTGACCTACCTGATGGGGGGCCGTGCCGGCGACACCGAGATCACCCCGAAGTATGTGGGCGAGCCGCGCCTCATGGAGATCGCCGTGGCGACTCTGGCGACCGACCGGGCCCTGCTGCTCATCGGCGTGCCAGGAACGGCCAAGAGCTGGGTGAGCGAGCACCTCGCGGCGGCCGTCTCGGGCGACAGCACCCTGCTCGTGCAGGGGACGGCGGGCACCGACGAAAACGCCATCCGCTACGGCTGGAACTACGCCCGCCTGCTGGCCGAGGGGCCGAGTGAGGCCGCCCTGGTCGAGAGTCCGGTGATGCACGCCATGCGTGAGGGCAAGATCGCCCGCCTGGAAGAGCTGACGCGCGTGCAGAGCGACGTGCAGGACACCCTCATCACCATCCTGTCGGAAAAGACGTTGCCGGTGCCCGAGCTGAACACCGAGGTGCAGGCGGTGCGCGGCTTCAACATGATCGCCACCGCGAACAACCGCGACAAGGGCGTGAACGACCTGTCGAGCGCCCTCAAGCGCCGCTTCAATACTGTGATTCTGCCCGTGCCCGACAGCCTGGAAGACGAACTGAGCATCGTGACCCGGCGCGTGGAATCGCTCGGCCGCAGCCTGGGCCTCCCCGAAGTGCCCCCGGCGCTGGACGAGATCCGGCGCGTGGTGACCGTGTTCCGCGAGCTGCGTGCGGGCGTCACCGAGGACGGCAAGACCAAGCTCAAGTCGCCCAGCGGCAGCCTCAGCGTGGCCGAGGCCATCAGCGTGGTGACCAACGGCCTGACGCTGGCTGCCCACTTCGGCGATGGCGAACTGAGCAGCCGCGACGTGGCCTCCAGCGTCATTGGGGCCGTTGTGAAGGACCCCGTCCAGGACCAGGCTGTCTGGAACGAGTACCTGGAAACCGCGATCAAGAAACGGGCGGGGTGGAAGGACTTCTACGCGGCGTGCCGGGAAGTGAGCTGAGGATGGCGAGGCGACCCGGAACAGGCCGGGCGGCGGTGGGGGCCTAGATGCCTGACCTCACTATCCTTCCCATCCGGCACCACGGCCCGGGCTCGGCGCGCAGCGTGGCGCGGGCGCTCGATGCCCACCCACCCGCCACGCTGCTCATCGAGGGGCCTGTCGACGCCGACGGCCTGCTGCCCTTCCTGAACGACCCCGCGCTTGTGCCGCCCGTCGCGGTCATGGCCCACGTACAGGGCCAGCCCGAGCGGTCGGTGTTCTACCCGCTGGCCGAATTTTCTCCCGAGTTCGTGGCGATCCGCTGGGCGCTGTCGCGCGGCGTGCCGGTGGCCTTCATGGACCTGCCGGCCAGCGTGACCCTGGCCCCGAAGGCAGACGAGGTTCCGGCCGAGGCCGATCCCGACGCCGAAGCTGCCCCCACCTCGCCTGCCGACGCAGTGCGTGCCGATCCCCTCGCGCTGCTGGCCCAGGCGGCCGGCTACAGCGACTTCGAGCGCTGGTGGGACGCCCTGGTCGAGTCGCGCGGTGAAGGCGAGGCGGTCTTTGCGGCCATCGCCGAGGTCATGGCCGCGGTGAGAGATGAGGAAGACGGCCACACCTCCGAACGTGACCTGATCCGCGAGGCCCAGATGCGCCAGACCATCCGCGCGGCGTTGAAGGGAGGCAGCGTGGCGGTCGTGTGCGGCGCGTGGCACGCCCCGGCGCTCACTGAGGAGGTGCTGGCCCGCGAGGCGAAGGCCGACCCGGCGCGGGTCAAGGGCCTCCCGAAGGAGAAGGTGGCCCTCACTATCACGCCCTGGACGCACGGGCGGCTCACGCAGGCGAGCGGCTACGGCGCGGGAGTCACCTCGCCCGGCTGGTACGCGCACCTGTACGGCACGGCGACGCAGGTTTCCGAGCGCTGGCTGACCCGCTCGGCGCGGTTGCTGCGGGCGCGCGGGCTCGACGCGTCGAGCGCCCAGGTCATCGACGCGGTGCGGCTGGCCGAAGCCCTGGCGGCCCTGCGCGGCCGGCATCTGGCGGGGCTGGACGAGCTGACCGACGCCACGCAGGCGGTCTTCGCCTGGGATTCCGACACGCCGCTGCGCCTGCTCTCGGAAGAACTGTTCGTGGGGGAGGCGCTGGGCAGCGTGCCCGGAGGCGTACCCGCCGTGCCGCTGGAGCAGGACCTCGCGGCCACGCTGACCCGGCTGCGCCTGAAGCGCGAGGCCGCGACCCGCGAACAGGTGCTCGACCTGCGGGAGGACGCGGGGCTGGCGCGCTCGCAGCTCTTTCACCGCCTGAACCTTCTGGGCGTCCCTTGGGCGAAGGAGGCCGCCAGCCGGGGTAGCGGCACCTTCAAGGAAACCTGGACCCTGCGCTGGGAGCCGGAATTCAGTGTGCGGCTGGTCGAGGCGAGCCGGTACGGGAACACGCTGGTACGCGCGGCCCACACGGCCGCCACCTCGCAGGCACGCCGCGCCCCGGACCTGGGGACCCTCTCGGCGCTGCTGGAGGTCACGCGGCTGTGCGGGTTGCCGGGCGCGGCCGACTTTACGCTGGCCCGCCTGAGCGAACGTGCCGCCGACGCCGACACGGCCGCGCTCCTGCTCGCGTTGCCGCCGCTGGCCCGGCTGGCCCGCTACGGCGACGTGCGCGCGCGTGAGGGCGACGACCTGCGCCCCGTGTTCCGCACGCTGGTGGCCCGCGCCGCCGCCGGGCTGCCCAACGCCGCCCATGCCCTGAGCGAGGAGGCCGCGCACACCCTATACGGCCAGATCGCGGGGGCCGACGCGGCGGCGCGGCTCCTCGACGACCCGGAGGCGAGTGGGGAGTGGGTCGCGGCCCTGCACGCGCTGGACGCGCCCGGCACCGCGCCGCTGCTGCGCGGCGACGCCGTGAACCGCCTGCGCGACCGGGGCATTCTGGACGCCGGGGGCGTGCATGCCCGGCTGGTAGAGGCCCTCGCGCCCGGCACGCCTCCGCTGGACGTGGCCGCGTGGCTGGGCGGTTTCATCGGCGAGGACGGCGAGACGCTGCGCCACGACCCGGCGGCGCTGGCCCTACTCGACACCTGGGTGGTCGGCCTGGACCCGGACGCCTTCGGAGACGTGCTGCCCCCCCTACGCCGCGCCCTGTCACGCCTGGAACCGCAGGCCCGCCGGATCCTGGGCGAGGATCTGCGCGGCCTGGAGCGCCAGACGCAGACCGCGCAGGTCAATCACGACCTGGGCGCGGGCGTGATCCCGGTGGTCCTGCGCCTGCTGGGCGTGGCCACTCCCGCCGAGAACCCTTCCACTGGAGAAGCCTGATGACCGAAGGAGCCCCCCCTGCCCTGACCCCCGACGCCGAACGCCTGCGCCGCTGGCGACTGCTGCTGGGCGGCGAAACCGCCAGCGGCCAGAGCGCCGACGGCACCGGCTGCGAACTGGGCGAGCACGACCGCCGCCTCGACGCCGCGCTGGCCTCGCTATACGACGGCGCGCCCTACGCCATCCAGACCAGCCGGCCCGAAAAGGGCCGCAAGTCGAACCGCAATGTGGGCTTCGGCAAGAGCGCCCCGGCGGTCGCCGCGTGGCTGGGCGAGGTCCGCGACCTCTTTCCGAGTTCGGCGGTGCAAGTCATGCAGCAGGACGCGGTCGAGCGCCTGAACCTGAAGACCATGCTTCTGGAACCCGAGCTCCTGGAGCACCTGCAACCCGACGTACACATGGCGGCCACCCTCATCAGCCTCAAAGACGCCATGCCGGATCAGGCCAAGGCGCTGGCGCGGCAGGTCGTGGCGCGGGTGGTGGATGAGTTGCAGTCGCGGCTGGCCGAGCCGCTGCGTTCCGCCGTCACCGGGAGCCTCAACCGCTCGCAGCGCAACCTGCGTCCCCGCCAGAATGAGATCGACTGGGGCCGCACCCTGCTGAAGAACCTGCACACCTACGACCCCGAGCGCCGCAGCGTGATTCCTGAGCGGCTGGTGGGCTACGGGCGCGCCCGGCGGCAGCTCAAGGCCGTGACCCTGTGCGTGGACCAGTCGGGCAGCATGGCGTCGAGCGTCGTGTACGCGGGCATCTTCGGCGCGGTACTGGCGAGCCTGCCGGCCCTCAAGACGAACGTGGTCGTGTACGACACGGCGGTCGTGGACCTCACCGACCACCTCGCCGACCCGGTGGACGTGCTGTTCGGCGTGCAGCTCGGCGGCGGCAACGACACGCCCCTGGCCCTGCGCTACTGCCGCGGCTTGTTGACCAACCCCGAGGAGCACACCTTCGTCCTGATTTCGGACCTGTACGAGGGGTACGGCAGCGCCGAGATGATCCGGCGCCTGAACGAGTTCAGGGAGATGGGCGCGCGCGTGATCGTGCTGCTGGCGCTGGATGACGACGGCACGCCCAGCTACGACCACGACAACGCCGCGAAGCTGGCCGCGCACGGCATTCCCGTCTTCGCCTGCACCCCCGACTTTTTCCCCGACCTGATGGCGACGGCGCTGAGCGGAGCCGACATCGGCGCGTGGGCCGCCGCGCG encodes:
- a CDS encoding YbfB/YjiJ family MFS transporter; protein product: MTPPDPVSSVPAVVSPAGASPVWLAAGLALGPMVALGFGRFSYALLLPPMRASLGWTYTQAGVMNTANGLGYLLGAVLVPRLLGRWGARLAFTASLLVTALTITLTAASGALGWLLLMRFLTGLGGAVTFTSGGLLAAQVASGAPARQSGAVLSVFYAGASLGILLTGLGLPALLGRLGPGGWPAGWLALGTLSLLGLVIAIRAAGLTRTPPSGADTGRLGLAQVRPLLRSLLAYACSGLGYVAYTTFSVTYLRAGGLDTAGVSLFWALLGLAGVAAPLLWGRLLSQGQGGRPMGILMATMGTGAALPVLSTTPLAVFLSAALFGVAALTVVASTTALIRQSLRPAQWGAGVALYTITFAAFQSAGPLLTGALADGGPAGLRLGLGVSALVLLLGAALAFWQPAVVAGE
- a CDS encoding SWIM zinc finger family protein; amino-acid sequence: MASIIDQLTADTALALAPDSSSAKAAQKLARPAGWPTLAREGDVLWGECQGSGAHPYLVGVDGRSAELASKCSCPSRKFPCKHALGLLLLHAAGSGEWTQAPPPPDLAKWLGGRVARAEKAAQPPGDEPADPAAQAKAQQKAQAARDRKRSAGLEDLELWLSDLVREGLQAARTRPYGDWDRQAARLVDAQLGGAARLVRQIPGLLHGETGEALTAHLGRLWLLTQGWRGRESLPDAERADLLTALGTPLDRAALSPAAPQVWQSLGSVQEEEGKLNVRRTWLLGAEETLALLLDFAPTGQALPAPLVSGQPFTAAVAYAPSAYAQRAVVQGEVTVTEETGLPLPGGTLAAVQARYAAALALNPWLERIGAFVGPAYLNLDPPQLCDAAGHAVPLDARVETNDLWAMLAAAETRPQTYFGEWNGESFLPVGAASAETAPEVLPDAEDLLVEPAGAGVSA
- a CDS encoding DUF5691 domain-containing protein, which codes for MSRDLRELAAAALRGTSRAELPAPTGALAPALASVPGDAPEALLLGRAALLGLHARAGAPLGLATAPPPPEQPAPERPLPPALAGLLPRLLGMDPVLTQQTLESVAVRGWTLNAAQVLSLSARNGDFTRLIWTLADARARATLNLHPSHRQAQKAEEGLAWLLRLSALQEHRQADPETAVQDLTELWAEQGADRRKELLALVRRDLRPEDRPVLELATRDRSPEIAKQARQLLGHLPGPLQDELLALLPQAVKVSGLLKKKVTFGAFELPAALGKPRAGQYDDGDLHRLLGALPTPLILQTLKLSWKELHKAARDHHWSLASELQEPPEPTPEPLSPDTARARLRDLAGQPRVSAEKMLEAAQAPGLDLSAEPASLQTALAVRTLGLFQQEGLTWQARELAALLRRTLSPDLSVPPPTPAAFEMPPRPKKLPTWQTPADWEERQRHDHAARENAALQTWRDLQHTLKLRREWRGALAAQPTPEE
- a CDS encoding AAA family ATPase, whose protein sequence is MTPTQNTTAPEVLRQHAEVAYAHELAALAQHDRHPRPPKWNLSPRAVLTYLMGGRAGDTEITPKYVGEPRLMEIAVATLATDRALLLIGVPGTAKSWVSEHLAAAVSGDSTLLVQGTAGTDENAIRYGWNYARLLAEGPSEAALVESPVMHAMREGKIARLEELTRVQSDVQDTLITILSEKTLPVPELNTEVQAVRGFNMIATANNRDKGVNDLSSALKRRFNTVILPVPDSLEDELSIVTRRVESLGRSLGLPEVPPALDEIRRVVTVFRELRAGVTEDGKTKLKSPSGSLSVAEAISVVTNGLTLAAHFGDGELSSRDVASSVIGAVVKDPVQDQAVWNEYLETAIKKRAGWKDFYAACREVS
- a CDS encoding DUF5682 family protein, which encodes MPDLTILPIRHHGPGSARSVARALDAHPPATLLIEGPVDADGLLPFLNDPALVPPVAVMAHVQGQPERSVFYPLAEFSPEFVAIRWALSRGVPVAFMDLPASVTLAPKADEVPAEADPDAEAAPTSPADAVRADPLALLAQAAGYSDFERWWDALVESRGEGEAVFAAIAEVMAAVRDEEDGHTSERDLIREAQMRQTIRAALKGGSVAVVCGAWHAPALTEEVLAREAKADPARVKGLPKEKVALTITPWTHGRLTQASGYGAGVTSPGWYAHLYGTATQVSERWLTRSARLLRARGLDASSAQVIDAVRLAEALAALRGRHLAGLDELTDATQAVFAWDSDTPLRLLSEELFVGEALGSVPGGVPAVPLEQDLAATLTRLRLKREAATREQVLDLREDAGLARSQLFHRLNLLGVPWAKEAASRGSGTFKETWTLRWEPEFSVRLVEASRYGNTLVRAAHTAATSQARRAPDLGTLSALLEVTRLCGLPGAADFTLARLSERAADADTAALLLALPPLARLARYGDVRAREGDDLRPVFRTLVARAAAGLPNAAHALSEEAAHTLYGQIAGADAAARLLDDPEASGEWVAALHALDAPGTAPLLRGDAVNRLRDRGILDAGGVHARLVEALAPGTPPLDVAAWLGGFIGEDGETLRHDPAALALLDTWVVGLDPDAFGDVLPPLRRALSRLEPQARRILGEDLRGLERQTQTAQVNHDLGAGVIPVVLRLLGVATPAENPSTGEA
- a CDS encoding VWA domain-containing protein; its protein translation is MTEGAPPALTPDAERLRRWRLLLGGETASGQSADGTGCELGEHDRRLDAALASLYDGAPYAIQTSRPEKGRKSNRNVGFGKSAPAVAAWLGEVRDLFPSSAVQVMQQDAVERLNLKTMLLEPELLEHLQPDVHMAATLISLKDAMPDQAKALARQVVARVVDELQSRLAEPLRSAVTGSLNRSQRNLRPRQNEIDWGRTLLKNLHTYDPERRSVIPERLVGYGRARRQLKAVTLCVDQSGSMASSVVYAGIFGAVLASLPALKTNVVVYDTAVVDLTDHLADPVDVLFGVQLGGGNDTPLALRYCRGLLTNPEEHTFVLISDLYEGYGSAEMIRRLNEFREMGARVIVLLALDDDGTPSYDHDNAAKLAAHGIPVFACTPDFFPDLMATALSGADIGAWAAARGIVTARAKAGAESEPLAAN